One genomic segment of Vulpes vulpes isolate BD-2025 chromosome 2, VulVul3, whole genome shotgun sequence includes these proteins:
- the HNRNPA1L3 gene encoding heterogeneous nuclear ribonucleoprotein A1-like 3, whose protein sequence is MGKAYGLGGNERPQHQVLQRLWVPHVGHLEEVGATMNTRPHTQVDGRVVEPKRAVSREDSQRPGAHFTVKKIFVGGIKENTEEHQLRDYFEQYGKMEVIEIMTDPGSGKKRGFASVTFDDHDSVDKIVIQKYHTVNDHNCQVRKALSKQEMASASSKEAEVVLETLVVVVEVVLVGMTTLVVEGTSVVKVASEAVEVVMDTVAMGMARTDLVMMEATLEVVEAITISAITTINPQILDP, encoded by the coding sequence ATGGGGAAGGCTTATGGACTGGgtggtaatgagagaccccaacATCAAgtgctccagaggctttgggttccTCACGTAGGCCACCTGGAGGAGGTGGGTGCAACCATGAACACAAGGCCACACACACAGGTGGATGGAAGAgttgtggaaccaaagagggctgtctcccgagaagattctcaaagacctggtgcccacttcactgtgaaaaagatttttgttggtggcattaaagaaaacactgaagaacatcagctaagagattattttgaacagtatgggaaaatggaagtgattgagatcatgactgacccaggcagtggcaaaaagagaggttttgcttctgtgacatttgatgaccatgactctgtagacaagattgtcattcaaaaataccatactgtgaATGACCACAACTGTcaagtaaggaaagccctatcgaagcaagagatggctagtgcttcgtccaaagaggccgaagtggttctggaaacgttagtggtggtcgtggaggtggttttggtgggaatgacaactttggtcgtggagggaacttcagtggtcaaGGTGGCTTCAGAGGCAGTCGAGGTGGTGATGGATACGGTGGCAATGGGGATGGCTAGAAcagatttggtaatgatggaagcaactttggaggtggtggAAGCTATAACGATTtcggcaattacaacaatcaatcctcaaattttggacccatga